A genomic segment from Mycobacteriales bacterium encodes:
- a CDS encoding branched-chain amino acid ABC transporter permease has product MRVPGVQLVRRSTLLRSVLIALVTALALFVLSESIGEYRNSQLASVALNFCAIAGLTVLIGRSGQVSLGHGAFLFVGGYSVALMLKHHTFPNSPTTNKLFILALLVAVAVSAAVGALAGLAAARLRGPYLAGVTLALALGLPELPTYSHLSGKLGGHTGLVVNIPNSLDNIDFARWQAWICCACAVITLFLLYNLIHSRVGRSFEAVRDDEVAASLAGLSVARVQVLAFVVSAAAAGLAGGLYALTAGQVDPLSFPLTLSLDLLAASVIGGLGTLSGAAYGAVLITFLPSWAQDVSGLSATSKVGANLPTTVFGCALVVSMLLLPHGIQGLLTRVSREARVRVRRVRAAR; this is encoded by the coding sequence ATGAGGGTTCCGGGAGTGCAGCTGGTCCGTCGCTCGACGCTGCTTCGCAGCGTCCTGATCGCCCTCGTGACCGCGCTCGCGCTCTTCGTCCTCAGCGAGTCGATCGGCGAATACCGCAACTCGCAGCTGGCCTCCGTCGCGCTCAACTTCTGCGCGATCGCCGGCCTCACGGTGCTGATCGGGCGCTCGGGTCAGGTCTCACTCGGCCACGGCGCCTTCCTGTTCGTCGGCGGCTACTCGGTGGCGCTCATGCTCAAGCACCACACGTTCCCGAACTCGCCGACCACGAACAAGCTGTTCATCCTCGCGTTGCTCGTCGCGGTTGCGGTGTCGGCGGCGGTAGGCGCGTTGGCGGGTCTCGCCGCGGCCCGGCTGCGGGGCCCTTACCTCGCGGGCGTGACGCTCGCCCTCGCACTCGGCCTGCCGGAGCTGCCGACGTACTCGCACCTGTCAGGCAAGCTCGGCGGCCACACCGGCCTGGTCGTCAACATTCCGAACTCGCTGGACAACATCGACTTCGCGCGCTGGCAGGCGTGGATCTGCTGCGCATGCGCGGTCATCACGCTTTTCTTGCTCTACAACCTGATCCACAGCCGGGTGGGCCGTTCGTTCGAGGCGGTCCGCGACGATGAGGTGGCGGCGTCGCTCGCCGGGTTGTCCGTCGCGCGGGTGCAGGTGCTCGCGTTCGTCGTGAGCGCGGCGGCCGCGGGCCTGGCCGGTGGGCTCTACGCGCTCACCGCCGGCCAGGTCGACCCGCTGTCGTTCCCGTTGACGTTGTCTCTCGATCTGCTCGCCGCGTCGGTGATCGGCGGGCTCGGCACGCTGTCCGGAGCGGCGTACGGCGCGGTGCTGATCACCTTCCTGCCGAGCTGGGCACAGGACGTGTCCGGCCTGTCCGCCACGTCCAAGGTCGGCGCCAACCTCCCGACGACCGTCTTCGGGTGCGCACTGGTCGTGTCGATGCTGCTGCTGCCCCACGGAATCCAGGGACTGCTCACCCGCGTCTCGCGAGAGGCGCGCGTTCGGGTACGCCGGGTGCGCGCCGCTCGGTAA
- a CDS encoding branched-chain amino acid ABC transporter permease, with product MNFVNDVIYGAANGFIYAAVALSLVLIWRSTRIVNFAQGGMVMVTTFIAWDLVVRHNQSFWVGLVVAMAAGLVLGGAVERILIRPVENGPPLNPVIVALGLLLVLEGGAGMVWGNNNNTFPAEFSLVYYHAGHQVILFNSDLLFVVLAVTAIAVALYLLFQRTPVGLRMRAAAFNPEVARLLGVPVSRLLTLGWALAAVVGAVAGVLIAGIPGNYVSPNGFDGLLILGFTAAVIGGLDSPIGAIVGGLLLGVVLQVLDGYVSNDIDSFFVLLLLLAVLMVRPNGLFSRHQERRV from the coding sequence GTGAACTTCGTCAACGACGTCATCTACGGCGCGGCGAACGGCTTCATCTATGCCGCGGTCGCCCTCTCGCTCGTCCTCATCTGGCGCTCCACGCGGATCGTGAACTTCGCGCAGGGCGGGATGGTCATGGTGACGACGTTCATCGCGTGGGACCTCGTCGTACGCCACAACCAGAGCTTCTGGGTCGGGCTGGTCGTCGCGATGGCTGCCGGGCTCGTGCTCGGCGGCGCGGTGGAACGGATCCTGATCCGGCCGGTCGAGAACGGGCCACCGCTCAACCCGGTGATCGTCGCGCTCGGGCTGTTGCTCGTCCTCGAGGGCGGCGCCGGGATGGTGTGGGGCAACAACAACAACACGTTCCCGGCGGAGTTCTCGCTCGTCTACTACCACGCCGGTCACCAGGTGATCCTGTTCAACTCCGACCTGCTGTTCGTCGTGCTCGCCGTCACGGCCATCGCGGTCGCCCTCTACCTGCTCTTCCAGCGCACCCCGGTGGGGTTGCGGATGAGGGCGGCGGCGTTCAACCCGGAGGTCGCCCGGCTGTTGGGGGTGCCGGTCAGCCGGCTCCTGACGCTCGGCTGGGCGCTCGCAGCGGTGGTCGGCGCCGTCGCCGGCGTGCTGATTGCCGGCATCCCCGGCAACTACGTCAGCCCCAACGGGTTCGACGGACTGCTCATCCTCGGGTTCACCGCAGCGGTGATCGGCGGTCTCGACTCACCGATCGGCGCCATCGTCGGCGGACTGCTGCTCGGCGTCGTGCTCCAGGTGCTCGACGGCTACGTCAGCAACGACATCGACAGCTTCTTCGTCCTGCTGCTCCTGCTCGCGGTCCTCATGGTCCGTCCGAACGGCTTGTTCTCGCGGCACCAGGAGCGGCGGGTATGA
- a CDS encoding ABC transporter ATP-binding protein: MSSPLTLDGVVTSYGAVRALDGVSMSVPVGRITAVLGANGAGKTTLLRTVNGLVKPTAGTITYDGHDLVGVPVDRVVTYGVAHVPEGRGVITELTVEENLRLGGLWRADRRTATAAGLAEVYAMFPPLADRRTKSADTLSGGERQMLAIGRALMSRPTLMLLDEPSLGLAPRVTAQIMATLKRLSQDQGLTVVLVEQNARSALSVADTAVVLNLGKVVAQGDAAELAADEKLRHAYLGF; encoded by the coding sequence GTGAGTAGCCCGCTCACCCTCGACGGCGTCGTCACGTCGTACGGCGCGGTCCGCGCACTCGACGGGGTGAGCATGTCGGTGCCGGTGGGTCGGATCACCGCGGTGCTCGGGGCCAACGGCGCCGGCAAGACCACCCTGCTGCGGACCGTCAACGGGCTCGTGAAGCCCACGGCCGGAACGATCACCTACGACGGTCACGACCTGGTCGGCGTGCCGGTCGACCGGGTGGTCACATACGGCGTCGCGCACGTCCCCGAGGGTCGGGGCGTCATCACCGAGCTGACCGTGGAGGAGAACCTTCGCCTCGGCGGCCTGTGGCGCGCGGACCGGCGTACCGCGACCGCGGCGGGCCTGGCGGAGGTCTACGCGATGTTCCCGCCGCTGGCCGACCGCCGTACGAAGTCCGCGGACACGCTGTCGGGCGGCGAGCGCCAGATGCTGGCGATCGGGCGCGCCCTCATGAGCCGGCCGACGTTGATGCTGCTCGACGAGCCGTCGCTGGGTCTGGCGCCTCGCGTGACGGCACAGATCATGGCGACGCTCAAGCGGCTGAGCCAGGATCAGGGCCTGACCGTCGTGCTCGTCGAGCAGAACGCGCGAAGCGCGCTGTCCGTCGCCGACACCGCCGTGGTGCTCAACCTCGGCAAGGTCGTGGCGCAGGGCGACGCCGCCGAGCTCGCCGCCGACGAGAAGCTCCGACATGCCTATCTGGGCTTCTGA
- a CDS encoding ABC transporter ATP-binding protein, translating to MLLEVEHVTVRFGGLTALADVSASVDEGEVVGVIGPNGAGKTTLFNVICGFVRADDGELRWRGQPLRRHRPHQLAKLGIARTLQGLGLYPHMTALDNVMVGADHNAKTGFASALFALPRSDRDERRLRDQALEALGSLGIADAAGSFPGQLPYGVQKRVALARALVAEPSLLLLDEPASGLSSAEMDELADLLRDLKSRTAVLLVEHHMDLVMGVCDRIVVLDFGRCIATGTPDEVRNDPKVLEAYLGEQIDETTAEVAGE from the coding sequence GTGCTGCTTGAAGTCGAGCACGTCACGGTGCGCTTCGGTGGGCTCACCGCGCTCGCCGACGTCTCGGCGTCGGTCGACGAGGGCGAGGTCGTCGGCGTCATCGGCCCGAACGGCGCCGGGAAGACGACGCTGTTCAACGTCATCTGCGGCTTCGTCCGTGCCGACGACGGTGAGCTGCGGTGGCGCGGCCAGCCGTTGCGTCGTCATCGCCCGCACCAGCTGGCGAAGCTCGGGATCGCCCGGACGCTGCAGGGGCTGGGCCTCTACCCGCACATGACGGCGCTCGACAACGTGATGGTGGGGGCTGACCACAACGCCAAGACGGGCTTCGCCTCGGCGCTGTTCGCGTTGCCCCGCAGCGACCGAGACGAACGCCGGCTGCGCGACCAGGCCCTCGAAGCGCTGGGCTCGCTCGGCATCGCGGACGCCGCCGGCTCGTTTCCCGGCCAGCTGCCCTACGGCGTGCAGAAGCGGGTCGCCCTCGCGCGTGCCCTCGTCGCCGAGCCGAGCCTCTTGCTGCTCGACGAGCCCGCCTCCGGCCTGTCCTCGGCCGAGATGGACGAGCTGGCGGACCTGCTGCGCGACCTGAAGTCACGCACCGCCGTCTTGCTCGTGGAGCACCACATGGACCTCGTCATGGGGGTCTGCGACCGGATCGTGGTGCTCGACTTCGGGCGCTGCATCGCGACCGGGACACCGGACGAGGTGCGCAACGACCCGAAGGTCCTCGAGGCCTATCTCGGCGAGCAGATCGACGAGACGACGGCCGAGGTTGCCGGTGAGTAG